CATTTTCTACAGCACATTTGGTAACAATGACCCAGCAAATTACATTGGTTGTCAcccaactacactgaacaaaaatataaacgcaacatgtaaagtgttgatcccatgtttcataagctgaaataaaagatgccagaaatgtttacatccctgttgatGTGCCATGAGTGCTTGGAGTGGGGCATCACATGGAGAAACAATACCGAGAGTAATAGAGTTGTTTGGGGGGCAAGAGTCCTCATCCAGTTCTTTCCACTGGTGGGTGGAATAGTTCAAGTCGAGCTACTCATGTCTAactttcccccctcccctcctataAAAGGTGGCTGTGAAAATCATAGACAAAACGCAGCTCAACTCTTCCAGTCTCCAAAAGGTGAGGACAATGAGATGCTGGGTTAATGCCATACGGTTGTTGTTTTGATTTGTGTGTTCAGATAGGGGCGGTTTATTTCTGAAATAGAAAGAATACAGCTCAAATCAAGAAGAGATTGTGACAGAGCATTGCTTATTCACACCCATCCTCTTGAAGCAtcttccagtccctaaccccAATCTTCTCCTGAAGAGGGTAGTTCCCTCTGTGGGGCTTAGCACAGGATATGGGGGTAATTACAGGAAATTAGACCCAAGTACTTCCTGTCGTGATGGTTTGGGTGGGGTGCCAGTACTCTATTCAGAAATGTATGCATGGAGACATGCACACAGTGATTTTCACATACAGTCTTGGAGTGTAGAGTTAAAATTATATTGGATAAACTCTAACTTTGTCGCATATAAACTGATTGATCTTCTCTTAATGTCTCTGTTGTCCTGCCCATAGCTGTTTCGTGAAGTGAGGATCATGAAGCTGCTCAATCACCCAAATATCGGTGAGCTTTGTGCTGCTTTCCTTTTCAGATTATCAATTCCCAACCAAATAACAGAAACATGTCTTGCTTATTGGTGGAGGCTTCCGATGTAGAGGTCATAGTTCACATTTTGAAAATTGATTGCTAAGTTGTGATGGAAGGTGTTGTCTTGCTTGAATTGAACAAAATGTATCTTTTCTCTGTAGTTAAGTTATTTGAAGTTATTGAGACAGAGAAGACGCTGTACTTGATCATGGAGTATGCCAGTGGAGGTGAGTAAAGACCTACTCAGTTCAACCTGATCTGTTTTCAGCATTTAATAACATCAGTTCTGTCTAGCTTTATTCACATACTCTTTTTACTCACTCCTTTTATCCTCCTTTGTTTCCACTTCTTCAACACTCCCCTACATTCTGTCtcccccctcaacccctctcctcaggtGAGGTGTTTGATTACCTTGTTGCTCACGGGAGAATGAAAGAGAAAGAGGCCAGAGCCAAATTTAGACAGGTGAGAGACTGTTTGTCTGCTGGTTTCATTTCCTGTTATTGCCAATACTGTTTAAAAGGGAATGGCCATCCTAGCTGTTGCTCCTTGTCTTGCTACAGATCGTGTCAGCGGTACAGTACTGCCACCAGAAGTGCATCGTACACAGAGACCTGAAGGTGAGGATGGACAAGAAATGGGGAAGTGTTTTGATGTGTAATGTAGAGAAAGAGATGGCTCCATTTGTGACAAAATCAAGATTATTACATTATGAAATGCATAAAAACATTCCTTACCTCACGATACTTCAACTGGTGACTACCCCAGAGAATAAACAAGAAGGAGCACTCGGTTGCTGCGTATATCTGATTTTTACGTAAGCCTATTGTTTTTCCCGTCAATAAATCCATCAGATTTACCCAGCAACAGTGCTCCCTTTTTTCTCTATTTATTCTCCTGAATAGTCACCAGTAGAAGTATCCTGGGTTAAGGAATGTTTTTGGGATCCACCCTTTTTTTCATTTAAGCTGGGCTGAAGTGCCTTTTGAGTACACCTTTTTTCTATGTTCATGTTGGTGTTCTTTAAATATTTTTGTTGAAAGAACTGGTATCAATAGAAAATTATTTCTCTCCAGGCAGAGAATCTACTCCTAGATGCTGACATGAACATCAAGATCGCAGACTTTGGTTTCAGCAATGAGTTCACCATGGGGAACAAGCTGGACACGTTCTGTGGCTCTCCTCCCTACGCCGCCCCGGAACTGTTCCAGGGGAAGAAATATGACGGCCCCGAGGTGGACGTCTGGAGTCTGGGGGTCATCCTCTACACACTGGTCAGCGGATCTCTGCCTTTCGACGGACAGAACCTAAAGGTGGGCAGGGAACAGTGTAGGTGGAAGGGATGCATGGTAAACACGTGATGTTGTTGAATACCTACCCACACCTAACTTTAATCCTTGTCTGTTGCGCTCGTCTTCCCTTTAGGAGCTGCGCGAACGGGTTTTGCGGGGGAAGTATAGAATTCCCTTCTACATGTCCACAGACTGCGAGAACCTGCTCAAGAAGTTCCTCATTCTCAACCCAACCAAGAGGGGCAGCCTGGAGGTTAATAGTACCTCACCTAGCCACAGCCTCCGCTGGATACAAACCAGAATTGTGTAGAGACAACTGTTAGTACTGTGTTTTTCTATCCACCTCCCTTTCCCCATTAACTCCAAgactccgtcctctctctctctgcttgtgtCCAGCAGCAGATCATGAAGGACCGCTGGATGAACGTAGGCCATGAGGAGGAAGAGCTGAAGCCCTTTATCGAGCCCCAGCCAGACTACAAGGACCCCAAGAGGACAGGTCAGCACCCCGACCGAGCGGGGGGGTGGAAGAGAGGTGGGGCAGGCGTCTGGTGGATGAGCTGGTGGCAGTAGAGGGGTTACTGGGgaaggggttagaggttagaggtcacatTAATTGGGGGAGGGCCCCTCTATCTGAAGGTAGTCTTATTTTACGTGCCCTGTTAGTCTGCCTACCTCTGTGTTGCGTAACATGCCCTTTGCTGTGTCAACATGTGCCTTCATGTTTAGTAAAACTAAATACTAAACTTTTTTTGTTAGACTCTAATGATATGCCTTTATGGTCTAACTATTTTGTCTGTAGAATCATGTGTTTGTGATCGGTTTGTCTCTGCAGTATGCTGCATGTGTGCGTAGTACTTCTGTCTTTGATGTGGTAGTACGGTTGACCTTTTCTCGCCATTCTGTCCAGATATCATGTTGCAGATGGGCTACTCTGCGGAGGAGATCCAGGACTCGCTCGTCAACCAAAAATACAATGACGTCATGGCCACATATCTATTACTGGATTACAGGAACTCTGAGGTACGAAGTGAATACACTCTATATGTAGGAGCAAAGTGTGTCCTACTCCTGCCATGGTAATATTTATGACcatccctcttctccctcagaTGGACGAATGCATCAGCCTATCAATGAAACCCCGCCCAGGAAGTGACCTCACAAACAGCAATGCCCAATCCCCTTCTCACAAGGTACAGCGCAGTACCTCATCCAATCAGAAGCCCCGGAGAGCAACAGATGCAGGTAGGAAGCTATTTGGATTGATGAGGATACTGTAAATGTACTGCTATTTAGGACAAATGCTCTTATTTTGGTTTCAACTATCTTTTTATATTGATCTCCGTCTTTGCGTCTCTGTCCCACTCTTTCCATTCTTCTGTTTCTTGTTCTTTTTCCCAGGTTCTTCAGCTTCTAAGCGTTCCCAGGGCGACAACAAGCACACAGCAGAGGATTATGGGAGGAAAGGTTCTGGCACTGGCAGCTCCACTAAAGTCCCTCCTAGTCCCTTAGCTGCAGCAGATCGTAAGAGGAGCACCCCAACCCCCTCCACCGTGAGTGGACTTATTGTTCTGCATGCCTGCCACTCCAGGGTTGATGgcatgtacactactgtactctacatcaTATCCTCTATCGGTTCTACAGAACAGCATCCTGTCCACTGGTACGAGTCGCAGTCGAAACTCGCCAGTCCCTGAGAGAGCCACACTTGGGGTCCAGAACGGAATGGACAGGTAGACACAAGCACCCGCGCGCGCACTCTTACACACTCCCAATCACACACTCTCTGACATGGCAGCGGAGATCTGTTTTTGGGGCTAGTCACATGTCTAGGTGGCAGTGTTTACAAGCAGTGGCCAGCCGCCAGTGGATTTAACACAGAGCAGTTGGCAGGTGGATTCCCAGTgtacatactagaggtcgaccgattaatctgaATGGCCGATTTAATCTGGGCGgattcaagttttcataacaattggagatcggtatttttggacgccgattttgccatgtatgtatgtatgtatatatatatatatatttttttttacaactttatttaatgaggcaagtcagttaagaacacattcttattttcattgacggcctaggaacggtgggttaactgccttgttcaggggcagaacgacagatttttaccttgtcagcttagggattcAATCTTTCAACCTTAcggttactcgtccaatgctctaaccacctgcctcacgaggagcctgcctgttacgcgaatgcagtaagaagccaagataagttgctagctagcattaaacaatcaatcataatcactagttataactacacatggtggaTGATATTAccagtttatctagcgtgtcctgtgttgcatataatcgacgcggtgcgcattcgcgaaaaaggactgtcgttgctccaacgtgaacccaaccataaacatcaatgcctttcttaaaatcaatacacagaagtatatagttttaaacctgcatatttagctaaaagaaaggttagcaggcaatattaaccaagtgaaattgtgtcacttctcttgcgttaaTTGCACGCGGAGTCCGGGtgtatgcaacagtttgggccgcctggctcattgcgaacaaatttgccagaattttacgtaattatgacaacattgaaggttgtgcaatgtaacagcaatatttaggcttagggatgccacccgttagataaaatacggaacggttccgtatttcacggaaagaataaacgttttgttttcgaaattatagtttccggattcgaccatattactgacctgaggctcgtatttctgtgtgttattatgttatgatttgatagagcagtctgactgagcgatggtaggcaccagcaggctcgtaagcattcattcaaacagcacttttgtgcgttttgccagcagctcttcacaatgcttcaagcattgcgctgtttatgacttcaagcctatcaactcccgagattaggctggtgtaaccgatgtgaaatggctagctagttagcggggtgcatgctaatagcatttcaatagtcactcgctctgagacttggagtagttgttccccttgctctgcatgggtaacgatgcttcgagggtggctgttgtcgatgtgttcctggttcgagcccaggtagcggcTCGGAGAGGGATGgaatctatactgttacactggcaatactaaagtgccaataagaacatccaatagtcaaaggtatatgaaatacaaatggtatagagagaaatagtcctataataactacagcctaaaacttcttacctgggaatattgaagacgcATGTTAAAAGgcaccaccagctttcatatgttctcatgttctgagccttaaacgttagctttcttacatggcacatattgcacttttaccttctccaacactttgtttttgcttatttaaaccaaattgaacatgtttcattatttgaggctaaattgattttattgatgtattatattaagttaaaatcggtgttcattcagtattgttgtaattgccattattacaaatatatatttttataaataggccgattaatcggtatcggtgttgaaaaatcatgatCGGTCGACCTCTCGTACATacacattctcacatacagtcACACAGGAGCAGTTTTGAAATCGTTTATAATGGATTAGTGACACATTTTAGCAAGTATGAAAGAATCAAAATATACTCAAGGCCAGCTTACTCACAAAGTGTGAAACTGCATCTGCAATCAACTGAAACCATAATCATTTCTTGACCCTGATAGTCAGATCTCACTCTTTCATCTGGGATTTATGATGCTGGCTGCTTTTATATGCAGGCTACTTCCAGGCACAAAAAGGGAAGAATGTAGAGGGAACGTGTTTAAAGAACATGTTCTGTGTGGGAGAAGGGGAGCAGCGTTGCCAACAGCATGTGACTAAAACATGTTTGCTTGAAAGAGATGATGAGAGGGCAAACTGACACGGTGTGGTCAGCACCATCGCTACTAAACTAAACTGTATTGGTTGAAAACTAGCACACATTCTACTCACTGACAGAATGACGCTTTCACACGATGTTATGTCAAATATGTCTTTTTAATTTAATAGGGTTTTGTAACATTCACATTGtccccatttaaaaaaaaaagtgttttattcCTTTATGCATTTTTTTAAAGCCACTTTTTCTTTCCTCAAACTTGTGTTCTGTTCTgacagtttctctctccatctcttctttgGGGTGCAATGCTTCCCAGAAGTAATGCAGTCTTCCATTAAGGGAGCTTAATGGAAGCTGTTCTGTATAGTCATCCAATACAAATCTGCCTTATCTGAGatcctgtgttgtctgtgttgtttTCCTCCCTCCGTGTCCCCTCCGCTTCCTCCCCACTTCTAACCTTGATTATCCCATGGCCCTCTTCCACCCCTCACGGGGGAGGCGGTCGGCACTGGGTTTATTAATTTCTCTCCCCCAGCCTAACCACCCCAGGGTCCCGCGCCTCCACAGCCTCGGCAGCCGcagttctctcttcctcctcccgccCCCGACACCACAAGTCCCTGTCCACCTCTGCCCATCCCACCCCCTCAGACATCCACGCACACCGGCCCAGGCAAGTGTCACCAGAGCGGGGAACACAAGGACAGTCACTCATCAGAAGGGAGAATAGAGGGGATATGAAAGGGTTTGGGTTAGATGGTCCCTGGTGGCAGTTCTCAGCATTGAGTATTCAAAATAGGTAGAGATGGATCACAGATGTAGGGGTTAAAAGGGTAGCAATATTGCTGGAAGGGCAACATTGAAAGCACCCAAATTTTTTCTGTCTGCCACTTTCCCCACCCCCTGAAACTCACCCTACAAGCACCCCACCTCTTTGGGAAATACCTTTCTCCCCAACACTTCTGTCCTTATCCAACCAGTCCTACCAAAAATATTGCACATGAAATCCAGAACCTTCCCAACCCGTGGTTCATGTGTACCTGCAAACCCTCAGTTACACCTCAAACACCATCACACTTTGAACGTGGCCCGGCCGGTGCCATGTTTTTGCCTTAGCCGGGACTCTCTCAGCTCCTGGCTGGTGTGCATGTCATGGAATCTCTTTTTAATACCTCCTGTAACTCCCTGTCCATACAAAATCTGACATCTCATGGGCCAtgcacattgtaaaaaaaatCAACAAAAACAATCCTAGGGAATGAGCTATAATGGTAGGATGTCATTCATTTATCAATTGGTTAACACGTAATCCACTTTATCACTACGTGGTTTCGCTGTAACCTCAATGACAATGAGTGAGTGGTCCATGACATAATCAACATTATCACAGCTCCATGCCCCTTCCCCAACCTTTCCTTCTTTGTAGTGATGCTGCATTTGTTGTTACCCTGTTAGCTGATCCTACTGTGTCACACTGATTTTGTGATAATGCAGAGTGCCTCTGATTTTAACACTCAACAAAGCTTCACTGGCCTCAAATTCCAAGTCTGTAGTTTATACCTGCTGCCCATGGCAGTTCAAGAGGCTGTAATCGTTTTCTGGGCAATATGTCATTTTACTAGGCTTCATCTTTCAAGATTAAAGTCAATCATGGGAGATTTTGCGGTGTGGATGGCATGTTGTAGCCTAATAGAAGCAGCTACATTGTTGCACACATTCCTTTAGCCAAAGTATAGAAATTATATGAATTTACTGAACTTTTGTTTCACCATCTCAAGCTCAGTTATGTTTTTATCATTCATTCTTTGTGGGAAATAGCTTCAGCAATGGGGAAAATGTTGATGTGCATGGTGATAATGAAATCTATAAATGTCTCCTCTGCCTACTCATTCTACTCCCAAAACTATAAAAACAGCACTGCCCCTCTGAGAACACCAGTGGCGTCTCCCTCTGCCCACAACGTCAGCAGTTCCACGGCGACTGAGCGATCCAACTTCCCCAGAAATGTGGCCACCAGAAGCACTTTCAGTGCTGGGCAGCAGAGGGCGACACGGGACCAGCATGCCTCCACCTACAATGGTCCCCCagcatccccctccctctcctatgggaacagccagGCCCGAAGAGCTGGGGGCACTGGTATCTTCAGCAAGTTCACCTCTAAATTTGTGCGCAGGTGAGAGAATGGGGGAACGGGGACCTGtgatgtgattttctgttttgcTGATCACATCCTGGTGTTGAACATCTTGCCTTAAGTGAATGAGAGTGTGAGAATTACAGTGAGGTATTCATGTTTGTGCATTGTGATTTTTGGACTGTTCGTTCTTCTCTTCACTGTGTCCCTGTGATTATTTTTTTTGTCTGGACATAATGTGCTTGACTACAAGTACTCCCCTCTTTTTTTTTAGTTTGAGTTGGTTTGAAGCTGTACATGTTTTTGTTGCTATGGTCATTTGCCACATGTAATTGGAGCAGCTAGGGAAGTTACTCTGTGTAGAAATACCTTCAAATACAAATCTGAGTATCTTGCTATAGTTTAATTGTTTTATTGATAAACTGTACAACACTCAGAATGTAAGGTgttatacacagtgtacaaaacacagTGTACAGAACACCTTGCTAATATTGAGAACACCttgctaatattgagttgcccccccccccccctcaattcgtcagggcatggactctacaaggtatcaaaagcattccacagggatgctggcccatgttgactccaatgcttttgTGTAAAGTTGGCTGAAAGTCCTTTGGTTGGTggcccattcttgatacacaggaaactgttgatttatgacaaacccagcagcgttgctgtTCTTGACAAAAAACGGTGaagcttggcacctactaccattcccCGTTCAacggcacttaaatcttttgtcttgcctgttcaacctctgaatagcacacatacacaatccatgtctcaaatgtcttaaggcttaaaattctttctttaacccatctcctccttcatctacactgatttgtagtggatttaacaagcgacatcaataaggaatcatagcgttcacctggtcagtctgtcgtggaaagagcaggtgttcttaatgttttgtacacagtgtaaaTATATCATAATTGGCATGCATGTCTCCCAACCAGTGCTAACGTTAGTCCTAATCCGAGTCCGTTCATCTAACTGCTCTGCCTTTAACATCCTGAAGACTATGGTAATGTCAAGCTACATTAACAGCTATTTAGTGACAAACTGTTTGGCTTAAGCAGCTCACCTCCTGAGGGACACCGGGGGGAGTATTCATCTCTTTCAGTTGACTGACATGTATAACAGATTTGCTGTGGTTTGTTTATGCGCACGTTTGTGTACATACAGTTTTCTTTTTCTTCCCCCTACCCTTTTTTGTAGAAATCTCTCATTCAGATTCCCCAGAAGGTAGGCAAAAATAACCACACCCTTGAGTTTTTCCTCAACTATTACCTTGTCGTATCTCTCCACTGTGAGGCTATTTTATGTGTCATGACcctttttaaaaaatgtttttttttaataaggATTTATTTTTGTAACGATTTGCCTATTTATACTAACTCACCCTGCTCTCCATCGCCTGGTTCACCGTCATCTGCTGCTCTCGTCATCCCTCAGTGAATGATACTCCTCCCTTTCTGCTTTCTCTCATTCCCGTTTCCTTTTTGTCTCGGTTAGTGTTGAGTGTTGCCCTATGGGTCCTTGGCCAATTGAATAGAAAATCCTCCGTGCAGCCCAGTCTGATCATGCCATGCTACCCAGTGTGCATAAAGCTAAGAAGCTTAGAATACAGAGATGGTGATTGTTGAGAAGAACATGCATTCTTCTGAAATCTAATGCTATTGTCAGCTGCCTGTATTGTGGGAAGGCTTTCAACATTACATGCTCAGACAAGAGTAGGGATTATTGCTGTTGATTTTGAAAAAGTCACGTCACTGTTATTTTGGGAGTGATATCTCCTGCATTTCTTTTGTCTGATACCAGGCCACTGGTCCTTGCTTGCAGTTTGCACTAAACCTCATATTTCAGCAACGTCCTGCTGTTTTCTTTTTCTTAACTTGGCTTATTTTTGTTTCTATTTCGAATGAGTTCCCTGAAGTGTCATTTGAGCCGTCTGTTTCTTGGCACTAATATAATATTCTCAGCAACAAAGTGATAGAATTTTTTGATGTTTACTAAAACTTGCGTCAAGGAGTGCATGTATTTGACGTCGTATAATTGTGGTGGGCACAGACTGAAGGTTTTGGGCACCTTGGGAAACTGAGAATAGGTCCGCAGAATGCCTGCATATGCATCTGACCGATgctgttttattttattcttatGGATGCCTTGCTGTGGGAGTTTGAGGAGAGGGGTTATTGGATGGTGGTGATGGGCCTTATTAACATAACAGACAAAGATGTGATCTCTGACTGTTCATTCCAGTTGTATGCTAAACAAAAATACAGCAGTATCCATGGATTGTGTGATTCCACTTCGGGGGGGAGGGGGTGTAAATCCATTTTTGGGGATTTGAAATAGAATTAGTAGAGATACCTAGTTTATTTCCTCATAGCCCTCTAAAATGTAGTGGAGCTCACATGAATGAAATCTATGGATACATACAGTATAATTTCTAAGAAATACTATAGAATCTGGAATTTGAAGGTGCAGAGGTTGCAATGGGAGTTGATGGTGTTTGTGCTAACCTGGTAATAAAGTCTAATTGGAATTTGGGGAGACTAAACTTTTGCCGATTTTCTTTGAGGAGCCCGTATGAGGGAGAGGGTCGAGATGAGGCCAACAGGTGAGGATTACGATAGTGACAATTTGATCAATCTGTTGATTCAGTGAAAAAAATGTCAATCAAATAATGATTAGATTAATTGATTTAGGTGGTGTAAAGAATAGCATGCTGATTATATGATCAGTAGTGCTCCTTCGGTTTTGACAATGTAAGCATTGATCTTTTAATAACAGAAAGAGACGCATGTATTCTGTTGCTCATTGAAGAGTCCATGTTAATGCACAACTTAAATGTTTCATGCTCATGCTGTCATTGGTTCCCCCTGTGATTGAATGCATTGTTAACCAACCCGTAACCTTGCTGTTTTGTCTGTTTTTCATTCATTCTGTCCTTGCCTTATATTTATTCTCCTTTCCTACTTTCTTTCCCAACTCAGACCCATGTTGACCACTGCTGAGAAGCTGGAGAAGGGCACTCTGGGCTCTGCAGGAGACGAGAACAAAGACTCCCTGTCCTCCACCTCTACGGTGCCCAGCACCACGACCCCGGGCCTGACCTCCAAGGACAACAAGCCCCGCTCGCTGCGCTTCACCTGGAGCATGAAAACCACCTCCTCCATGGAGCCCAACGAGATGATGAAGGAGATCCGGAAGGTTCTGGACTCCAACAGCTGCGAGTATGAGCTGCGAGAGCGCTATa
Above is a genomic segment from Oncorhynchus masou masou isolate Uvic2021 chromosome 12, UVic_Omas_1.1, whole genome shotgun sequence containing:
- the LOC135550417 gene encoding serine/threonine-protein kinase MARK2-like isoform X5 — its product is MSTRTPLLTIEHSSNQSHSESKAGGRPNMPRCRNSVATTPDEQPHIGNYRLLKTIGKGNFAKVKLARHVLTGKEVAVKIIDKTQLNSSSLQKLFREVRIMKLLNHPNIVKLFEVIETEKTLYLIMEYASGGEVFDYLVAHGRMKEKEARAKFRQIVSAVQYCHQKCIVHRDLKAENLLLDADMNIKIADFGFSNEFTMGNKLDTFCGSPPYAAPELFQGKKYDGPEVDVWSLGVILYTLVSGSLPFDGQNLKELRERVLRGKYRIPFYMSTDCENLLKKFLILNPTKRGSLEQQIMKDRWMNVGHEEEELKPFIEPQPDYKDPKRTDIMLQMGYSAEEIQDSLVNQKYNDVMATYLLLDYRNSEMDECISLSMKPRPGSDLTNSNAQSPSHKVQRSTSSNQKPRRATDAGSSASKRSQGDNKHTAEDYGRKGSGTGSSTKVPPSPLAAADRKRSTPTPSTNSILSTGTSRSRNSPVPERATLGVQNGMDSLTTPGSRASTASAAAVLSSSSRPRHHKSLSTSAHPTPSDIHAHRPSTAPLRTPVASPSAHNVSSSTATERSNFPRNVATRSTFSAGQQRATRDQHASTYNGPPASPSLSYGNSQARRAGGTGIFSKFTSKFVRRNLSFRFPRRSPYEGEGRDEANRPMLTTAEKLEKGTLGSAGDENKDSLSSTSTVPSTTTPGLTSKDNKPRSLRFTWSMKTTSSMEPNEMMKEIRKVLDSNSCEYELRERYMLLCVSGNPARDDFVEWEMEVCKLPRLSLNGVRFKRISGTSIAFKNIASKVANELKL
- the LOC135550417 gene encoding serine/threonine-protein kinase MARK2-like isoform X7 codes for the protein MSTRTPLLTIEHSSNQSHSESKAGGRPNMPRCRNSVATTPDEQPHIGNYRLLKTIGKGNFAKVKLARHVLTGKEVAVKIIDKTQLNSSSLQKLFREVRIMKLLNHPNIVKLFEVIETEKTLYLIMEYASGGEVFDYLVAHGRMKEKEARAKFRQIVSAVQYCHQKCIVHRDLKAENLLLDADMNIKIADFGFSNEFTMGNKLDTFCGSPPYAAPELFQGKKYDGPEVDVWSLGVILYTLVSGSLPFDGQNLKELRERVLRGKYRIPFYMSTDCENLLKKFLILNPTKRGSLEQQIMKDRWMNVGHEEEELKPFIEPQPDYKDPKRTDIMLQMGYSAEEIQDSLVNQKYNDVMATYLLLDYRNSEMDECISLSMKPRPGSDLTNSNAQSPSHKVQRSTSSNQKPRRATDAGSSASKRSQGDNKHTAEDYGRKGSGTGSSTKVPPSPLAAADRKRSTPTPSTNSILSTGTSRSRNSPVPERATLGVQNGMDSLTTPGSRASTASAAAVLSSSSRPRHHKSLSTSAHPTPSDIHAHRPSTAPLRTPVASPSAHNVSSSTATERSNFPRNVATRSTFSAGQQRATRDQHASTYNGPPASPSLSYGNSQARRAGGTGIFSKFTSKFVRRNLSFRFPRSPYEGEGRDEANRPMLTTAEKLEKGTLGSAGDENKDSLSSTSTVPSTTTPGLTSKDNKPRSLRFTWSMKTTSSMEPNEMMKEIRKVLDSNSCEYELRERYMLLCVSGNPARDDFVEWEMEVCKLPRLSLNGVRFKRISGTSIAFKNIASKVANELKL
- the LOC135550417 gene encoding serine/threonine-protein kinase MARK2-like isoform X1 produces the protein MSTRTPLLTIEHSSNQSHSESKAGGRPNMPRCRNSVATTPDEQPHIGNYRLLKTIGKGNFAKVKLARHVLTGKEVAVKIIDKTQLNSSSLQKLFREVRIMKLLNHPNIVKLFEVIETEKTLYLIMEYASGGEVFDYLVAHGRMKEKEARAKFRQIVSAVQYCHQKCIVHRDLKAENLLLDADMNIKIADFGFSNEFTMGNKLDTFCGSPPYAAPELFQGKKYDGPEVDVWSLGVILYTLVSGSLPFDGQNLKELRERVLRGKYRIPFYMSTDCENLLKKFLILNPTKRGSLEQQIMKDRWMNVGHEEEELKPFIEPQPDYKDPKRTGQHPDRAGGWKRDIMLQMGYSAEEIQDSLVNQKYNDVMATYLLLDYRNSEMDECISLSMKPRPGSDLTNSNAQSPSHKVQRSTSSNQKPRRATDAGSSASKRSQGDNKHTAEDYGRKGSGTGSSTKVPPSPLAAADRKRSTPTPSTNSILSTGTSRSRNSPVPERATLGVQNGMDSLTTPGSRASTASAAAVLSSSSRPRHHKSLSTSAHPTPSDIHAHRPSTAPLRTPVASPSAHNVSSSTATERSNFPRNVATRSTFSAGQQRATRDQHASTYNGPPASPSLSYGNSQARRAGGTGIFSKFTSKFVRRNLSFRFPRRSPYEGEGRDEANRPMLTTAEKLEKGTLGSAGDENKDSLSSTSTVPSTTTPGLTSKDNKPRSLRFTWSMKTTSSMEPNEMMKEIRKVLDSNSCEYELRERYMLLCVSGNPARDDFVEWEMEVCKLPRLSLNGVRFKRISGTSIAFKNIASKVANELKL
- the LOC135550417 gene encoding serine/threonine-protein kinase MARK2-like isoform X4; amino-acid sequence: MSTRTPLLTIEHSSNQSHSESKAGGRPNMPRCRNSVATTPDEQPHIGNYRLLKTIGKGNFAKVKLARHVLTGKEVAVKIIDKTQLNSSSLQKLFREVRIMKLLNHPNIVKLFEVIETEKTLYLIMEYASGGEVFDYLVAHGRMKEKEARAKFRQIVSAVQYCHQKCIVHRDLKAENLLLDADMNIKIADFGFSNEFTMGNKLDTFCGSPPYAAPELFQGKKYDGPEVDVWSLGVILYTLVSGSLPFDGQNLKELRERVLRGKYRIPFYMSTDCENLLKKFLILNPTKRGSLEQQIMKDRWMNVGHEEEELKPFIEPQPDYKDPKRTGQHPDRAGGWKRDIMLQMGYSAEEIQDSLVNQKYNDVMATYLLLDYRNSEMDECISLSMKPRPGSDLTNSNAQSPSHKVQRSTSSNQKPRRATDAGSSASKRSQGDNKHTAEDYGRKGSGTGSSTKVPPSPLAAADRKRSTPTPSTNSILSTGTSRSRNSPVPERATLGVQNGMDSLTTPGSRASTASAAAVLSSSSRPRHHKSLSTSAHPTPSDIHAHRPSTAPLRTPVASPSAHNVSSSTATERSNFPRNVATRSTFSAGQQRATRDQHASTYNGPPASPSLSYGNSQARRAGGTGIFSKFTSKFVRSPYEGEGRDEANRPMLTTAEKLEKGTLGSAGDENKDSLSSTSTVPSTTTPGLTSKDNKPRSLRFTWSMKTTSSMEPNEMMKEIRKVLDSNSCEYELRERYMLLCVSGNPARDDFVEWEMEVCKLPRLSLNGVRFKRISGTSIAFKNIASKVANELKL